Proteins from a genomic interval of Treponema brennaborense DSM 12168:
- the gyrB gene encoding DNA topoisomerase (ATP-hydrolyzing) subunit B, which yields MNASYSASNITVLKGLEAVRKRPGMYIGSTGPDGLHHLVYEVVDNCIDEAMAGFCDTIVVVLEKDDIVRVEDNGRGIPVDIHPTEGISALELVLTRLHAGGKFDKGSYKVSGGLHGVGVSCVNALSSWLEAYVEKDGKKYYMKFNTGAAESPVKETGTTDRRGTTIRWKADSTIFTETTTYNFDVLCTRLRELAFLNSGIKIVFRDERLTNPKEVVFQFEGGIRHFVSYLNEGKKVIPEEPVYISGERDDIQVELCIQYNDGYNENMLSFVNDINTREGGTHLEGLKSALTLVMNEFLKNNAKLLKKMDKEEKLTGEDVRAGLTSVISVKVPEPQFEGQTKTKLGNTEVRGIVASLSNEQLTLFFEQNPRLIEQILEKAVSEAAARIAARKAKEATRRKNSMDSFGLPGKLADCSSKDPTECEVYIVEGDSAGGSAKQGRDPKIQAILPLWGKMLNVEKTRIDKVINNDKLQPVIASLGAGIGKDFNVEKLRYHKIIIMADADVDGSHISTLLLTFFFRYMPQLIEHGYVYIAMPPLYKIKLGKKEHFVFSDAERDEILQTLGDDKGKVDIQRYKGLGEMEWKELKETTMDPANRKMKRVELTDAVAADHIFTTLMGEEVEPRRKFIEDNAVYATLDV from the coding sequence AAAGGTCTTGAAGCTGTCCGGAAACGCCCCGGCATGTACATAGGTTCCACCGGTCCGGACGGACTGCATCATCTGGTATACGAAGTCGTAGACAACTGTATCGACGAGGCTATGGCAGGTTTCTGCGATACTATCGTCGTCGTGCTTGAAAAAGACGATATCGTTCGCGTTGAAGACAACGGCCGCGGTATTCCCGTCGACATACATCCTACTGAAGGCATCAGCGCACTTGAACTGGTTCTGACGCGCCTGCACGCCGGCGGTAAATTCGATAAAGGTTCCTATAAAGTATCCGGCGGTCTGCACGGCGTCGGTGTTTCGTGCGTAAACGCGCTTTCATCTTGGCTTGAAGCGTACGTTGAAAAAGACGGAAAAAAATATTACATGAAGTTCAATACCGGTGCTGCTGAATCTCCGGTAAAAGAAACGGGAACGACCGACCGGCGCGGTACGACCATTCGTTGGAAGGCCGATTCGACCATTTTTACCGAAACGACCACGTATAATTTTGACGTTTTGTGTACGCGGCTGCGGGAACTCGCGTTTTTGAACAGCGGCATAAAAATCGTTTTTCGGGACGAACGGCTGACGAATCCGAAAGAAGTCGTCTTTCAGTTTGAAGGCGGTATCCGCCACTTCGTGTCGTATTTGAATGAAGGTAAGAAAGTCATTCCCGAAGAACCGGTGTATATCAGCGGCGAACGCGACGACATTCAGGTTGAACTTTGTATTCAATACAATGACGGTTACAATGAAAACATGCTGTCGTTCGTAAACGACATAAACACCCGCGAGGGCGGTACCCATCTGGAAGGGTTGAAATCGGCCCTTACGCTGGTAATGAACGAGTTCCTCAAAAATAACGCGAAACTGCTCAAAAAGATGGATAAAGAAGAAAAACTGACCGGAGAAGACGTCCGGGCGGGACTTACGTCGGTCATATCGGTAAAAGTTCCCGAACCGCAGTTTGAAGGGCAGACCAAAACGAAGCTGGGAAATACGGAAGTACGCGGTATCGTCGCGTCGCTGTCAAACGAACAGCTTACGCTGTTTTTTGAACAGAATCCGCGCCTTATAGAACAGATTCTTGAAAAAGCCGTTTCCGAAGCGGCCGCCCGCATTGCGGCTCGTAAAGCGAAAGAAGCTACCCGGCGCAAAAACAGTATGGACAGTTTCGGGCTTCCGGGAAAACTGGCCGACTGTTCTTCAAAAGATCCGACCGAATGCGAAGTGTATATCGTTGAGGGAGATTCTGCAGGCGGTTCGGCCAAACAGGGCCGCGATCCCAAAATTCAGGCGATTCTGCCGTTGTGGGGAAAGATGCTCAACGTTGAAAAAACGCGCATCGATAAAGTTATCAATAACGACAAACTGCAGCCGGTTATCGCTTCGCTGGGCGCGGGTATCGGTAAGGATTTTAACGTTGAAAAACTGCGGTATCATAAAATCATCATTATGGCCGATGCCGATGTCGACGGTTCGCACATTTCTACGCTGCTTTTGACGTTCTTTTTCCGGTACATGCCGCAGCTTATCGAACACGGATACGTGTACATCGCGATGCCGCCTCTGTACAAAATAAAATTGGGCAAAAAAGAGCATTTCGTTTTTTCCGATGCCGAACGCGATGAGATACTTCAAACGTTGGGGGACGATAAAGGTAAAGTCGATATTCAGCGATATAAAGGTCTGGGTGAAATGGAATGGAAAGAGCTGAAAGAAACGACCATGGATCCTGCAAACCGCAAAATGAAACGCGTGGAACTGACCGACGCAGTGGCAGCCGATCATATCTTTACTACGCTTATGGGTGAAGAAGTGGAACCGCGCCGTAAATTTATTGAAGACAACGCGGTGTACGCAACGCTGGACGTATAG